In Apus apus isolate bApuApu2 chromosome 5, bApuApu2.pri.cur, whole genome shotgun sequence, the following are encoded in one genomic region:
- the SLC25A47 gene encoding solute carrier family 25 member 47 isoform X1 has product MDFIAGAIGGGLSTAVGYPLDTVKVRIQTERHYNGIWHCIQETYRTEKVWGFYKGVTASVLTVSVISSVSFGTYKNFLCTICKLRYGAAEAKPSKLDVALAGGAAGAVRVVLTNPSEVAKVRMQTQRNPHPSATSPQPVSKPKYRGSLHCLKMVAKQEGFGGLYKGCSALLCRDCSSSAIYFLTYSALCDWLTPAGKNKPGFLVVLLSGGFAGVLAWGLATPMDVLKSRMQTDESEQHKYRGLIHCARESVRKEGAKVLFKGLGLNCIRAFPVNMVVFVTYEAVLRFTDHYTNKK; this is encoded by the exons ATGGATTTCATTGCCGGCGCCATTGGAG GTGGTCTAAGCACAGCAGTGGGTTATCCGCTGGACACAGTGAAG GTGAGGATTCAAACTGAGAGGCATTACAATGGGATTTGGCACTGCATTCAGGAAACATACAGGACAGAAAAA GTTTGGGGATTTTACAAAGGTGTGACTGCCTCAGTCCTCACAGTATCTGTGatttcttcagtttcatttgGCACATACAAAAACTTCCTCTGCACCATCTGCAAGCTGCGATATGGGGCTGCAGAAGCAAAGCCATCCAAGCTGGATGTTGCTCTTGCcggaggtgctgctggtgctgtccGG GTTGTGTTGACAAACCCTAGTGAAGTGGCTAAGGTTCGCATGCAGACTCAGAGGAACCCACATCCTTCCGCCACATCTCCCCAGCCTGTTTCCAAGCCAAAGTACCGAGGATCTCTGCACTGCCTGAAGATGGTTGCCAAACAGGAAGGTTTTGGGGGTCTATACAAGGGCTGCTCTGCATTACTCTGCAGGGATTGTTCCTCTTCTGCAATATATTTCCTTACCTATTCTGCTCTGTGTGACTGGCTCACACCAGctgggaaaaataaaccag GTTTCCTTGTTGTGCTGCTTTCTGGTGGTTTTGCAGGAGTCCTGGCCTGGGGATTAGCTACTCCCATGGATGTCCTCAAATCACGGATGCAAACAGATGAATCAGAGCAGCACAAGTACAGAGGCCTCATCCATTGTGCTAGGGAAAGTGTGAGAAAGGAGGGTGCAAAAGTGCTTTTCAAAGGTTTGGGTTTAAACTGCATTCGTGCCTTTCCTGTGAACATGGTGGTGTTTGTAACATATGAGGCTGTACTGAGATTTACAGATCAttatacaaacaaaaaatag
- the SLC25A47 gene encoding solute carrier family 25 member 47 isoform X2, with the protein MQTQRNPHPSATSPQPVSKPKYRGSLHCLKMVAKQEGFGGLYKGCSALLCRDCSSSAIYFLTYSALCDWLTPAGKNKPGFLVVLLSGGFAGVLAWGLATPMDVLKSRMQTDESEQHKYRGLIHCARESVRKEGAKVLFKGLGLNCIRAFPVNMVVFVTYEAVLRFTDHYTNKK; encoded by the exons ATGCAGACTCAGAGGAACCCACATCCTTCCGCCACATCTCCCCAGCCTGTTTCCAAGCCAAAGTACCGAGGATCTCTGCACTGCCTGAAGATGGTTGCCAAACAGGAAGGTTTTGGGGGTCTATACAAGGGCTGCTCTGCATTACTCTGCAGGGATTGTTCCTCTTCTGCAATATATTTCCTTACCTATTCTGCTCTGTGTGACTGGCTCACACCAGctgggaaaaataaaccag GTTTCCTTGTTGTGCTGCTTTCTGGTGGTTTTGCAGGAGTCCTGGCCTGGGGATTAGCTACTCCCATGGATGTCCTCAAATCACGGATGCAAACAGATGAATCAGAGCAGCACAAGTACAGAGGCCTCATCCATTGTGCTAGGGAAAGTGTGAGAAAGGAGGGTGCAAAAGTGCTTTTCAAAGGTTTGGGTTTAAACTGCATTCGTGCCTTTCCTGTGAACATGGTGGTGTTTGTAACATATGAGGCTGTACTGAGATTTACAGATCAttatacaaacaaaaaatag